From the Roseiconus lacunae genome, one window contains:
- a CDS encoding non-ribosomal peptide synthetase → MDDRLDGLSESEKRNLLARLLKEQAERESLAAKSDRFPQSVGQQGLWFAAKREPNQTASNVFFPSRFRSHVDLESLHRAIDALADRHDALRTVFLESDDGQPLQRVLDSLPPEFKVIAMPGASDAEIRAQMRHECLRPFDLSEGPLLRIICFQVAADDVVVLATTHHIIVDFWSLVLMMGEVDRLYSIYSDYSENPDLHSKSPAPGHRKLPDAVCNYQTFVAQQRRWLDSKDAQRSLRYWTEQLHGISLILQLPTDFHRPAQFTHRAGVHPISIDYQTTQQIVRLARQLGVTENTIVLSLVQVVLARFSGQQTFAIGMPFSGRSNRDFESTIGFFVNMLPIVADVSSNPSLERLAQEVGKSLVAALSNERMPFAEIVKAVGVARDHRYHPLFQASCTFEKSQVKSEVGRAAFLLAKDEPSTQASTTNFAGLRQSTFPIDHPTCHYDLEFVFEFGESNLQGMICYCADLFDPSTVDSIAKSFVRLVERLVYDPSLPVLDVPLVDQVVCDRPAEMTDGCSLPTTISDLFRDSQHPLVTEAREFAHALVQNQVSPGEIIPVCMPKSKEAWIAIVGVMLAGAIPVPIDTDQPAVGLDVLNRDAGVEAVVCDANCDWIGVHDVRVIDPHSRERDERSLPDPSPDQPAYVIYTSGSTGNPKGVVVPHRAITNTLRWRQKTVELCDDDRVLVLLSHQFDAAMGIVLSTVHQNATPVWSNSSGSVDLDQLIDQLHREKITVLPAVPSLQSAIVAHHRFASLRSLRQIWCGGETLTHDLVNKIRRSFTGLIWNFYGPTEAAVEATAMLIDGSIDERGPIPIGRAIDGVDVRIFDACHTPLPAGAIGEIAISGTGLATGYLNRPELTKQAFIHSNSVLDEKGQPKRFYLTGDRGRKLANGAVVFLGREDHQVKVAGYRIELEEIERQIEFCEGVRKAAVVVSEHPATAGRLVAFVELEKRKSIAELQRELKQTLPAYKRPKVINAIERMPIGTSGKVRRRDLVLRPLELNTELLAPRSDLERYLCEQFCEQIGIDSLGIDDNFFEVGATSLDAAMLASRLSRELTINVPSALLFEESDVRSIACRLVQLYPKTIRSRFGMASIDLSQPIDDRYDAESLIVPLNTGNDRPALYMIHPPGGIVLCYRELSQHIDAEQPLVAIRSRGLYGDEPLPKTLDLLAVDYADQIERHQPEGPVVLGGWSLGGVFAFEVARQLLRREREVIGLVLLDSTVPAKSDPDGPAAGEDYGLEMTLEQLGELTPEEQLPFLYEHAQRLGVLEESQPAAVVRKVIEDLQRLFAHHVGLCRDHVLNRLDLPCLLLRPAEVPVASDPRPDRGWGQWTGNVILETISGHHHSMIQGEGAREIAASLSRNLPRFVASIPANS, encoded by the coding sequence GTGGATGATCGACTGGACGGCTTATCGGAAAGCGAGAAACGCAATTTGCTGGCTCGATTGTTGAAAGAGCAGGCCGAACGTGAATCGCTAGCCGCGAAAAGTGATCGATTCCCCCAGTCCGTTGGGCAGCAAGGTTTGTGGTTTGCCGCTAAACGCGAACCCAATCAGACCGCGTCGAATGTGTTCTTTCCCTCGCGATTCCGGTCGCACGTGGATTTGGAATCGCTCCATCGCGCGATCGACGCGTTGGCCGATCGGCACGACGCCTTGCGAACGGTGTTTCTTGAGAGCGACGACGGGCAACCGCTGCAGCGGGTACTCGATTCATTGCCGCCAGAATTCAAAGTCATCGCGATGCCCGGTGCGAGCGACGCGGAGATACGTGCGCAGATGCGGCACGAATGTCTGCGACCGTTCGATCTGAGCGAGGGGCCACTGTTAAGGATCATCTGCTTTCAAGTGGCCGCAGACGATGTGGTCGTGTTAGCGACCACGCATCATATCATTGTCGACTTTTGGTCGTTGGTGTTGATGATGGGCGAAGTCGATCGATTGTACTCGATTTACTCTGATTACTCTGAAAACCCAGATCTGCATTCTAAATCGCCTGCGCCCGGACATCGAAAACTTCCTGACGCGGTTTGCAATTACCAAACGTTTGTTGCCCAGCAGCGACGATGGCTCGATAGCAAGGACGCTCAACGCTCGCTCAGGTATTGGACTGAACAGTTGCATGGAATCAGTCTGATCCTGCAGTTGCCGACGGACTTTCACCGGCCTGCTCAGTTCACACATCGTGCCGGCGTTCATCCGATTTCGATCGATTACCAAACGACGCAGCAGATCGTGCGTCTAGCCAGGCAACTGGGGGTCACCGAAAATACGATCGTTCTGAGCTTAGTCCAAGTCGTTCTTGCTCGATTTTCTGGCCAACAGACGTTTGCGATCGGCATGCCGTTTTCCGGACGCAGCAACCGTGACTTTGAATCGACAATCGGCTTCTTCGTCAACATGCTTCCGATCGTCGCGGACGTGTCATCCAATCCATCTCTGGAGCGATTAGCGCAGGAGGTCGGGAAAAGCTTGGTTGCCGCGTTGTCGAATGAGCGAATGCCGTTTGCGGAGATTGTCAAAGCAGTCGGAGTTGCCCGTGACCACCGATACCACCCCTTGTTCCAAGCCTCTTGTACCTTTGAAAAATCACAAGTCAAAAGTGAAGTGGGACGGGCCGCATTTTTACTGGCTAAGGATGAACCATCAACTCAGGCGAGCACCACGAATTTCGCCGGTTTACGACAAAGTACTTTCCCGATCGATCATCCGACGTGCCACTATGATTTGGAATTCGTTTTTGAATTCGGCGAATCGAATTTGCAGGGAATGATCTGCTACTGTGCTGATTTGTTTGATCCGTCTACGGTAGATTCAATCGCGAAATCGTTCGTACGCTTGGTCGAACGATTGGTATATGACCCGTCATTGCCGGTACTCGATGTTCCTTTGGTGGACCAGGTGGTTTGCGATCGACCTGCCGAGATGACTGACGGTTGTTCGCTTCCGACGACCATTAGCGACCTCTTTCGAGATAGCCAGCACCCGTTAGTTACCGAAGCTCGTGAATTCGCGCACGCGTTGGTTCAAAATCAGGTCTCGCCGGGCGAGATTATCCCCGTCTGCATGCCCAAGTCGAAGGAGGCATGGATCGCGATCGTGGGAGTGATGTTAGCCGGCGCCATTCCGGTGCCGATCGATACCGATCAGCCTGCGGTAGGACTCGACGTGCTAAATCGAGACGCCGGTGTGGAAGCCGTTGTTTGCGATGCGAACTGTGATTGGATTGGCGTCCATGACGTCCGAGTGATCGATCCGCATTCACGAGAACGTGACGAAAGATCGCTCCCTGATCCATCGCCAGATCAGCCAGCCTACGTCATCTACACATCGGGATCGACAGGAAATCCGAAAGGCGTTGTTGTTCCCCATCGTGCGATCACAAATACGCTTCGATGGCGACAGAAAACAGTAGAACTCTGCGACGACGACCGTGTGTTGGTGTTATTGTCCCATCAATTCGATGCGGCAATGGGAATTGTATTGTCGACCGTCCACCAAAACGCAACGCCGGTCTGGTCAAACTCGTCCGGTTCGGTTGATTTAGATCAATTGATCGACCAACTCCATCGCGAGAAAATCACAGTCCTGCCTGCCGTTCCCAGCCTGCAATCGGCGATCGTCGCACATCATCGATTTGCGTCACTCCGTTCGCTGCGGCAGATCTGGTGTGGCGGCGAAACGTTGACTCATGACTTAGTCAACAAAATTCGTCGGTCGTTTACGGGACTGATTTGGAATTTCTATGGACCTACCGAAGCAGCAGTTGAAGCAACGGCAATGCTAATCGATGGATCAATCGATGAACGTGGTCCCATTCCGATCGGGCGTGCGATCGATGGCGTCGACGTTAGGATCTTCGACGCTTGTCACACGCCACTTCCCGCCGGAGCGATCGGCGAAATCGCAATCTCGGGAACCGGACTCGCAACTGGTTATCTGAATCGACCGGAGTTAACTAAGCAGGCTTTTATTCATTCAAATTCTGTGCTCGATGAAAAAGGTCAACCGAAGCGGTTTTATTTGACCGGCGACCGAGGACGGAAGCTGGCGAATGGCGCGGTTGTCTTTCTCGGTCGCGAAGATCATCAGGTAAAGGTTGCCGGGTATCGGATCGAGCTCGAGGAAATCGAGCGTCAAATCGAGTTCTGTGAAGGAGTTCGAAAAGCCGCGGTAGTCGTGTCGGAGCACCCGGCAACTGCGGGACGCTTGGTCGCATTTGTAGAACTGGAAAAAAGAAAAAGCATCGCCGAGTTACAACGAGAACTCAAACAAACACTTCCGGCCTACAAGCGTCCGAAGGTAATCAACGCGATCGAGCGAATGCCGATTGGCACCAGCGGTAAGGTGCGACGTCGCGACTTGGTGCTGCGCCCGTTGGAATTGAACACGGAATTGCTGGCACCTCGAAGTGACCTGGAAAGATACCTTTGCGAGCAGTTTTGCGAACAGATAGGTATCGATTCACTTGGCATTGATGATAACTTTTTCGAGGTCGGCGCGACCTCACTCGATGCGGCGATGCTCGCCAGTCGATTAAGTCGCGAACTGACAATCAACGTGCCGAGCGCTTTGCTGTTCGAAGAAAGCGATGTGCGTTCGATCGCGTGTCGACTCGTGCAGCTCTATCCAAAGACGATCCGATCGCGATTCGGAATGGCATCGATCGATTTATCACAGCCGATCGATGACCGTTACGATGCGGAGTCTCTCATCGTGCCACTGAACACCGGGAACGATCGCCCCGCGTTGTACATGATTCATCCACCCGGCGGCATCGTCCTGTGTTATCGCGAGTTATCCCAACACATCGATGCTGAGCAACCGTTGGTTGCGATACGGTCACGGGGGCTCTATGGCGACGAGCCTTTGCCGAAGACACTTGATCTTCTTGCCGTGGACTACGCAGATCAAATCGAACGCCACCAACCCGAAGGACCGGTCGTACTCGGCGGTTGGTCTCTCGGCGGGGTGTTTGCTTTTGAAGTCGCTCGACAACTGCTAAGACGTGAACGCGAGGTCATCGGTTTGGTTTTACTCGACAGCACCGTTCCCGCCAAAAGTGATCCGGATGGACCTGCCGCCGGCGAAGACTATGGTCTCGAGATGACGCTGGAGCAACTCGGCGAATTGACTCCCGAGGAACAATTGCCCTTTCTGTACGAGCACGCACAACGTCTCGGGGTCCTAGAAGAATCACAGCCGGCGGCGGTAGTACGAAAAGTCATCGAAGACCTTCAGCGGCTCTTTGCCCATCACGTCGGCCTTTGCCGGGACCACGTGCTCAATCGACTGGATCTGCCTTGTCTCTTACTTCGTCCGGCCGAAGTCCCCGTCGCCAGTGACCCTCGCCCCGATCGTGGTTGGGGACAATGGACCGGGAACGTCATTTTAGAAACCATTTCGGGCCATCACCACAGCATGATCCAAGGGGAGGGCGCGCGAGAGATCGCAGCCAGCTTGTCTAGGAATCTCCCACGCTTCGTGGCGAGCATCCCGGCTAACTCTTAA
- a CDS encoding polysaccharide pyruvyl transferase family protein: MSKFQLSRRAAGLQFAALLASTSVADGASAAPKKILVRSSWQTVNIGDIAHTPGLLHLLETYLPDAEVHLWPSRIDNGVDALLQTRFPKLRIVRDSRDLKDAFRDCEFLLHGSGASLVAQNDVVRWSKETGKPYGIYGITLPPKKSTSTEATSRAAMEKTVQVLSGASFVFFRDSKSLELARQLGCSADVLQFGPDAAFGCDLRDDAKANAFLAKHQLEPGKFLCCIPRLRYTPYWTIPSKKRAFDAEKHARNEQMKDHDHAPLRQAIIDVVHETDLKILLCPEDQTQMQVGKEMLLDRLPEVVRKRVAWRPDYWLTGEAISVYRQSAGLFGNEMHSPIMCIGHGVPAIVCRWAEQTSKGYMWEDIGLGEWLFDLDDESQVARVASTVLALAKNPEAAKRKAQEARLFVENRQKETMQVLAQTLGGGVPKR, from the coding sequence ATGTCGAAATTTCAGCTTTCACGACGTGCCGCCGGACTTCAATTTGCCGCGCTTTTGGCATCCACCTCAGTTGCCGATGGAGCTTCGGCCGCACCAAAGAAAATACTGGTTCGATCTTCGTGGCAGACTGTCAACATCGGCGATATCGCCCATACACCAGGTTTGTTGCATCTGCTTGAAACTTATCTGCCTGATGCGGAAGTGCATCTTTGGCCAAGCAGAATCGACAACGGTGTCGATGCATTGCTGCAAACCAGATTCCCAAAGCTACGGATCGTACGAGATAGCCGTGATTTGAAAGACGCATTTCGCGATTGCGAATTTCTTCTACACGGATCGGGGGCTTCGCTCGTCGCGCAAAATGATGTCGTCCGTTGGTCCAAGGAGACTGGAAAGCCCTACGGGATCTATGGAATTACGCTGCCCCCTAAAAAGTCAACGTCAACGGAAGCAACGTCTCGCGCGGCAATGGAGAAAACGGTGCAGGTTCTAAGCGGTGCGAGCTTTGTTTTCTTTCGTGATTCGAAGTCGCTAGAATTGGCCCGCCAGCTGGGTTGTTCGGCCGATGTCCTGCAGTTCGGTCCTGATGCCGCGTTCGGTTGCGATCTTCGCGATGACGCCAAAGCCAATGCGTTTCTTGCCAAGCATCAGCTTGAACCCGGGAAGTTTTTATGTTGCATCCCAAGGTTGCGTTACACACCGTATTGGACGATTCCGTCTAAGAAGCGAGCGTTCGACGCGGAAAAACATGCTCGAAACGAGCAGATGAAAGACCACGACCATGCTCCGCTTCGCCAAGCGATCATCGACGTTGTTCACGAAACCGATTTGAAGATCTTGCTCTGCCCCGAAGATCAAACGCAAATGCAAGTCGGTAAAGAAATGTTGCTCGACCGTCTGCCAGAGGTGGTGCGCAAGCGAGTAGCATGGCGTCCAGATTATTGGCTGACCGGAGAGGCGATCAGCGTGTACCGGCAAAGTGCGGGATTGTTCGGAAATGAAATGCACTCCCCGATCATGTGTATCGGTCATGGGGTCCCGGCGATCGTGTGTCGCTGGGCCGAACAAACCAGCAAAGGCTACATGTGGGAAGACATCGGCCTGGGTGAGTGGCTTTTTGACTTGGATGACGAATCGCAGGTTGCCAGAGTTGCGTCGACGGTCTTAGCGCTCGCGAAAAATCCCGAAGCGGCGAAACGCAAGGCACAGGAAGCTCGCCTGTTTGTCGAAAACCGTCAAAAAGAAACCATGCAAGTCTTGGCACAAACATTGGGTGGCGGAGTGCCGAAACGATAG